The nucleotide sequence GCTCAACTCAACTAACTGGTCAACAAATTAAGAGACGAAACAAGAACACATATGCGAAGTTTAGTAACCAAGAATGTGCACGGAAATGTCCAATGGCATATGCtctcaaataaaaataaaaataaaaataaaaatacttcaaCCATCATATCAATTTTGTCATTCGAAAAAGCATACAATCCAAAAGGAGATAAGAACTGTTTAAAAAACACAATTGTAACTACCATTTGTCTGTCGTGGTTCTACAAGAAACAAAACTCGTTCATACATCTATTGTCTTAAATCTAACTTGACACAAGCTCCCTGAAGTATGCTCTTGAATAGATGAAAACATATCAGAATTAGTCATGCAACGTTCCCAATATGTCGTTGTCATCATACAAATGATACCTGCAGATTATCAGTAATTTTGAATGTAAATACAGATTAAAGGGAGATCCATCTAGGCTAAAAGCATCATAATTATGAAAAATAGAAACAATTCAAGAAAATATTACTTCAGTATTTATAGAAACCAGAAATAAAAATTTCATGGCACTTGATTGCAAGCGAATGGGCATAAAACTATGTCTTCGAAAAATAAATATTAACAGACAAATGCAATATATAAGATCCCTAAAACTGACTACTTTATTTAAGAGGATGAACAAGTTtaagaaaaagttccaaaaaagGAGACGATTACTCTCTGAAAAAACACAATTCTAACTATTTTCCATCAAATGGTATATTGCAGTTCCAAAATCGGACTACTTTCGTGGCATAAGCATTCAATCAAATAGTTAACCATACTAATGGCATATTGAAGACTCCAAATATGCCAATGTATACCCCTTAAATGCACATATAGAGCCAAATATGAGAACAACTTTTAGTTAAAACTTTCTCAAAACACCAAACGGCAAAGAACGCTTGGAAACCAAATCATGGGTTGCTAAACCATTAAGCAATATACAAAACTTTTGATAGTATAAGATGAATATCATGACGTGAAATCCCATATAATAGCATAAACGCTTAAATCTACCTACTATGACTATAAATACACGCAGAAGCAAGGTATCAAAGCATATCTAGCCATCTTAATCATCATAAATCCACACTAAACTTAACTACAAAATATCAACTAAAGTATAGTAATGCAGGGTATTAAGTATTAACACAATAAGCAGTAAAGTAATCTAAAGTGACAAATGAAGATACGCATTTTGTAagaaactaaataaaaaaaaaaaaaaaaaaaaaaaccttaaaaaCTTACTTCTTTTCACCAAGTGTAACCTCTGTTCCTCCATACTCTGCTAGTAGAACAGTGTCCCCTTCTTTCACACAAACAGGTACCAATTTCCCTTCAACATCGCGCGATCCGGGCCCCACAGCCACAACTTTACCAGAGTTCAGCTAAATCAACAACTAATCATCAGTTCACTAATATAGACACGTACAcactatgtgtgtgtgtgtataaggcAATTACATTATAAATCATAAAGGCGATTGAGATCATACTAAATACTCATAACATAATTAAATCTAGGTTACACTAATTGGTGCAATTGCTAAAACCAAAACCTAATTAATTgtgaataaaaataaaattaaaattataattaataacctTAGAGGTTGCTTCTGGAAGCAGAATGCCGGTGTTAGTTTTAGATGGAGGGACTATTTTCTGAATCAGAACACGATTCAACAAAGGAATTAGACGTTTCGCCATTGTTGCTTGAAGAACAAACTAGAATAATGGAGGAAGAAGAATTGGGGTTTTGTTAGGGTTTGGGCCTTGTTTTTTGACCTATGTATAATATAATCTAGTTAACTTTAGCCCCTTACATTATGATATTGTTACAGAAAGGTACCCCTGCATTGTGGAAAATCAAAGTTTATATATCTTTAAGTAAAATTAAGTTCACTTTTTTGTTTAAGTACAATTTTTTATTATTTGTTTGAACGTTTACCATAGAAAAAAAACGAAAGCTACGGAGTATTGTTTTTGTCACGTATCATTTTTTAAGAGCTTATGTTAGAAGTTATTGACGGGGAGTCCGCATTCAAGTAACACTCACACGATTATATTTGTGGCACGTGTCAGGGAAAATCGTATTGAAAAAACTCCCTTTGAAGGTCGAACCTACGTCGCATTCCACCAAATACCCAGATTAATCGAGTTAACATCCAAGATGACTACTTGGTCACATACCTAAATTACATGAATATAAGTTAAGTGATTTTCACCAGTAGGAGTATGTTAATTTTAatgattttaattatttttatttgctTACGATTAATTTCTTAATCTTATTCATAGCTATCAGTCACTGGTTCAAATTCGGTTGATTTGACTTtgactttatatttttccttatgatACGTGATCCGAATATGATCGAGTGGGTGGCTTCTATCCTCCGTTAATGACTCTTAACATCTTAAAAAAAATCTTTATTTTCAAAGACGAACTAGCGAAACATGAAACATCAAAATTTGGGCGACATAACAAATTTCTTCTAACACGACTGCATTAGATGCTTAATCAAACAAATGTCTTCAATCATGTTTAACTTCCATTTACATGAAAAAAGATATACCTTGAACAAAGGCTCATTCACAGACACAAAAGCTGATCATTAAATTTAATGTATATTCATATTTACATGAAAAAAGATATACCTTGAACAAAGGCTCATTCACAGACACAAAAGTTGATCATTAAATTTAATGTATATTCATATTTTCTTCTCCCAATTCTTGAAATTTTGACATTTAAAAAAGTGTCTAAAATGACAAGATCTAcgctctacttttttttttttgaaagacgcgtattttatatataaaaaactagCGAGGAATTAGACAACACACGAACACAATTCAAGAAAAACGATAAAACAAAACAGCACAACAACCTATACATCGAGCTACGAAACCTACAAGACTATATTCGAGCCTTCAAAACCAAACAAAACCTATGAGCCACGAGATCTACACTCTACTTCAGTGAATAGTGTTTCAACATTATAAAAATGTCACTCTTTCCATCTAAATTTAAATACTACAccaaaatactaattatatataaaaaagaaTGTATCcaatattttttttaaagacacACGCATACATCTAACAAGATTTTTTACACGACTATGTCGATTCTAGGAGTTAAACCCATGATCTCAAAGTCATGGGCGAAACCACGTGTTCCCTCATGCGAAACCACATGTACACAGAAAATCTCAAAGTTGACTTTAAaatcaaatttatattttttttgttcatatgtacatatttttatatacGTGAACGTTCATTCATCAAATGTGTAATTTTTGTgatttgtgataatgctaaaaacgaacatatatttcatagcattattcctcaagaaagacaagcttttagttgcaattgttctatttacaagtgatattcgtttaaataataaaaggtgaagacaaaagacagattcgacgaattgaagacgcaaacgaccaaaaagctcaaaagtacaaaagacaattaaaaaggttccaattattgataagaaacgtctcgaaattacaaaagtacaagattcaaaacgcaaagtacaagatattaaattgtacgcaaggacgttcgaaaatccggaaccgggaccagagtcaactcttaacgctcgacgcaacggactaaaaattacaagttaactatgtatataaatataatataatatataattaattatattaattatatatatattatatttatatataaaaaaccgtcggcagagaaactccaagggtgtgagctgtaaatacattctccgcgactagcggagtttgaaggggattttgccgcgagtcgcggagccccaaatttcaactctggctataaagcaaaccgaattctgatcaaatttcatattctattttctctcttctctatctatacgatatatatatatatataatttatattttaattttaattttaattataattctaataataagggtatgttagcgaatgttgtaagggtgtaagtcgaaattctgtccgtgtaacgctacgctatttttaatcattgtaagttatgttcaacctttttacattaatgtctcgtagctaagttattattatgcttatttaaaacgaagtaatcatgatgttgggctaattactaaaattgggtaattgggctttgtaccataattggggtttggacaaaagaacgacacttgtggaaattagactatgggctattaatgggctttatatttgtttaactaaatgaaagtttgttaatgttaatataaagatttacaattgggcgtccctataaattaccatatacacttgatcggacacgatgggcggggtatttatatgtacgaataatcgttcatttaaccggacacgggaatggattaatagccactagaataattaaaacaggggtgaaattacattcaagggtaattggtgtaattgttaacaaagtagtaaaaccttggtttacacgcagtcgataacctggtgtattcattaaacaaagtattaaaaccttgttacaattcgaatccccaattagttggaatatttaacttcgggtataataataatttgacaaggacactcgcactttatatttatgactgatggactgttatggacaaaaaccagacggacatattaaataatccaggacaaaggacaattaacccatgggcataaaactaaaatcaacacgtcaaacatcatgattacggaagtttaaataagcataattcttttatttcatatttaatttcctttattttatatttaattgcacttctaattatcgcacttttatttattttatcgcacttttaattatcgtactttttaattatcgcaattttattttctcgcacttttattattcgcaatttcattatcgttatttactttacgctttaatttaagtcttgtatttattttatatttcacattaggttttaactgcgactaaagtcttaaaatcgacaaaccggtcattaaacggtaaaaacccccctttataataataatattacttatatatatatttgtatttttataaaagtaaactaatatagcgttgagctttgtttaaagatttccctgtggaacgaaccggacttactaaaaactacactactgtacgattaggtacactgcctataagtgttgtagcaaggtttaagtatatccattctataaataaataaatatcttgtgtaaaattgtatcgtatttaatagtttttcctagtaaaatataaactattttatatacacctcgcataacatcaagtatttttggcgccgctgccggggaactatcttaaaagccggaagcgcaacgctaatatataaaaaaaaaaaaagattttttgtttacttttattaaaattcgcttttgtaaaaatacgttttaattattcgaaaaatataaaaagaaaaacaaaaatatatgtatttttaagattttgttaaatatttaagttttataagtttctttatctttattttagtttataataatataaattttattaaatatcttttatttatttaaaaacagaaaacagaaaataaaaaaaaaaaataaataaataaaaacgcgtaaaaactcaaacctgtcagctgaaattctaaaccccgcaactcgcggggtttgatgcaataaatgccgcgactcgcggagggtatctgacaggcgacaggaagccctaaaccagcattaattacgggttttaattattattattattatttaaacctaattatgtattattattattattagttttatttttatttttactttttatttaatttatgtatttagtattaattagttttattaatttgtaaaattaatagttttataaaataaataatataaaaataatatttttataaaaattgtactttttacaactttttgtatatttttatattttgtccctttttaatcattgtagcgtaatatttgtatttttagctcatatttaattttaaacttagtttttgctatagttatttttactcctagatttttaggctttgccgtagaattccttaagtgctttttctttagactaagatttaggtactttagaattttacgacgcctttttaagttttagtttctttttaagttatttctatttgggatttagtttttcccgtaagctttaatatttttagacaccttttactatgtaccaattatcattccaattagtaatttcaatttgcgattataattttaagttagttgtagtaataaggttaggttagtcaagtatttttaagtttttataagtttcttttatttttccgtcactttttatttttcaaccattttttttctttttcgaccttttgcgacgaactctttttctttcttatttctcgctattatagttttaggacttagaattttttctacttcttatctaaatttcttaaaattacgaaaatttattttaagtggttaaattgatagacatcaaaattttctggttcgtagtaatagttggatttgtacgtggaccgggttattggagccaaacagtcctcaattatattgagaccaaacgaatcctgcccctctgctgcatcttttggctattcgaaacgtgggcaaaatcagaaaagtctattgattggataacttattataatttttctttccttttaaaaactaataggatattcagtgaatgcaccgagcaagacgttcaccaccttttgtacgttcaccacctgtaactagatcaagacatttagaaaatataaccgccgttgatttttctttagaatcgtcatccagtcaaccaagtacttcagttcaaatttccgataatccattttttgaacccaacctcacaattgagaatccagagaatattcaggaacggttcgtagatcctgaaccactaaactttcctccggaaccaccaatcattcaaacagagattgttgaggaacgaaccattaaatcagaatcatctagtgataccgattcaacaaattcaattatggagaatctggaacctttaagtatggaagaccgaatgagagctaaacgcactggccaaggtcacgcaattactcatccagacattaatgcgccagattatgaaatcaaaggacaaattctacacatggtgactaatcaatgccaatttagtggtgcgccgaaggaagatccaaatgaacatctacgtacctttaataggatctgcacactatttaaaatacgagaagtggaggatgaacagatatatctcatgttatttccctggactttaaagggagaagccaaagattggttggaatcgttacctgaaggggcgatcgatacatgggacgttttaattgacaaatttcttaaacaattctttcctgcatctaaagccgtaagacttcaagcagaaattgttacgttcacacagaaaccaaatgaaactctatatgaggcgtggactagatatggaaagttgttaagaggatgtccgcaacatggtttagacacctgtcaaatagtacaaatattctaccaaggatgcgacatcactacaaggaaagacatagatatagcagctggtggttctattatgaagaaaaccgaaactgatgcttacaaaattattgataatactgcttcccactctcatgagtggcaccaagaaaaagatatcattagatcatctaaagcagctagagccgattctagccatgacttagattccatttccgcaaagatagatgctgtggagagacgaatggaaaagatgactaaagatattcactcaatacgaattagttgtgagcagtgtggaggaccacatttgacaaaagattgtctcagtattgaattaacaatggaacaaagagagaatatttcatacataaaccaaaggcctggaaataattatcagaataattatcaaccgccaagaccgatttacaatcaaaaccagaattataaccgaaatattccatacaacaaccaacaaggtcctagcaatcaacaagtatccaataatacttataatcagcaaagaccgaattttcaaaacaaaccaccacaacaaaccgatgataaaaagccgaatttagaagatatgatgacgaagctagttgagactcaaacgcagtttttcacatctcagaaacaaaccaatgaacaaaatgctcaagcatttagaaatcaacaagcttctattcaaaatctggaacaagaagtgagtaacctagcaagattaataggtgaaagaaaaccgggaagtctacctagcgatacaaacgctaacccccggaatgaaacagctaaagctattaccacaagaagtggtacaacacttaaaccacctgaaatacctgtaacttctgatgaaactattcctactccacaagaaccacaacctgatcaagataaggaaaaagaaccggtagttgaaaaggttaatgaagataacacagttaaggataaaccttatgttaaaccataccaaccaccacttccttacccgagtaaaatgaagaaagaaaaacttgaagccgagcaatccaaatttttggatatgtttaaacagataaatgtaaatcttcctttcattgatgtgatttcaggaatgccaagatatgctaaattcttgaaagatctaatctcaaatagaaagaaaatggaagaactctcggctgttactatgaatgctaattgttcagcagtgctgttgaataagataccagaaaaactatctgatccaggaagtttcacaattccatgttttctgggtagtcttagttcaatagaagcattggcagacttaggtgctagtataaatctaatgccgtattcactatacgctaaactagaccttggagaattgaaaccaaccagaataagcatacaactagccgatagatcaatacaatatcctagagggataatggagaatatgctagttaaagttggtactttagtatttccagtagattttgttgttttggacatggaagaagattctcaagttcctctcatattaggaagaccattcttaaacacggctaaagcaatgatagacgtgttcggtaagaaattgaccctaagtatagaggatgagagtgttaccttttcagttgatagagcaatgcaacaaccacaatctgcagatgatacatgttattatattcaaactatagatgcacatgcagaattattagaagaatttccagaattacaaggaacaggagaatgttctttaggagaaggtaatgaaccaattgatgaagttgaaatgttagctacacttatagctaatggatatgaaccaacaacagaagaaattcaaatgctaaaagaagaagacagatatcgatataaatcatcgatagaagaacctccaaaattagagttaaagccacttccaaaccatttggaatacgcttatttacatggtgaatctgaattacctgtaataatatcgtcttctcttactgaaaatgagaaatcacaactcatttctgtgttgaaagctcataaaccagccattgcatggaagattcatgatattaaaggaataagtccttcgtattgcacacataaaatccttatggaagaaggtcataaaacgtatgtgcaacgccaacgaagactaaatcctaatatgcaagatgtagttaagaaagagattattaaactgctagatgcaggtttgatatatccaatctctgatagtccatgggtaagcccagttcaatgcgtgcctaagaagggtggcatgactgtcattacaaatgagaaaaatgagcttattcctactaggactgtaacaggatggcgtgtatgtattgattatagaaaattaaatgacgccaccagaaaagatcactttcccttacctttcattgatcaaatgttggaaagattagccggaaatagttactattgttttctagatggattttccggatattttcaaattccaatagcacccgaagatcaagagaaaaccacattcacgtgcccttatggtacttttgcttacaaacgcatgccatttggactttgcaacgcccctgcaacctttcaaaggtgtatgatggcgatttttcacgacatgatagaagaatgcatggaagttttcatggatgacttttcagtcttcggtgatacatttaaatcatgtctagttaatctggaacgaatgctaattagatgcgaaaaatcaaatctagtacttaattgggagaaatgccatttcatggttaaagaaggcatcgttcttggacataaaatttcaaaagaaggaattgaagtggatagagctaaagtagatgtaattgctaaacttccacatcccacaaatgttagaggagttaggagttttctagggcatgccggtttttaccgacgtttcataaaagatttttctaaaattgccactcctatgaataaactcctagaaaaggatgcgccattcatcttttcagatgagtgtatcaaatcttttaatattcttaaagaaaaactcactaatgcgccgatcatgataacaccaaattggaatctaccatttgaactaatgtgcgatgcaagtgattttgcaatgggagccgttttaggacaaaggattgaaaaatgatttcaacctatatattatgctagtaagacgttacaaggagcacaaacaaactatacaactactgaaaaagaactccttgctattgtctttgcttttgacaaatttcgatcatatctcgttctagcaaaaacggtggtctataccgaccattctgctcttagatacctattttcaaaacaagatgctaaaccaagattaatccgttggatcttactcttacaagagtttgatattgaaatccgagataaaagaggagcagaaaatctcgccgctgatcatctttctcgtcttgaaaatcccgaattagaagttctaaatgaatcagccatacaagacaactttcctgatgaatatctattgaagatagattataaagaaatcccatggtttgcagactatgcaaactacttagtttgtggattccttgaaaaaggattatcgtaccaaagacgaaagaaattcttcagtgatataaaacactatttctgggaagatccacatctgtttaaaagttgtcccgatggaataatacgccgatgtgtatttggagatgaagctagtaaaattttaaaccattgtcacacaggaccaacaggagggcattatgggcctcaactaacagcaagaaaagtttatgaagctggattctattggcctacaatttacaaagacgcacactttctttgcaaatcctgtgatgcttgtcaaagggccggaaaaataagtcaacgtgatgaaatgccacaaaatgtcatccaagtatgtgaagtatttgacatttggggtattgactttatgggtccatttccaaaatctcataataatctatatatactcgtagccattgattatgtatctaaatgggcggaagcacaagctctcccaactaacgatgcacgagttgtagtcaactttttaaaacgtctttttgcaaggtttggaacaccgaaagctttaataagtgatcggggtactcatttctgtaataatcaacttgagaaagttcttaaaagatatggagtaactcataaaatctccaccgcatatcatccacaaacaagtggacaagttgaaaataccaaccgagctttaaaacgtattctagagaaaaccgtaggatcaaatccaaaggaatggtccattaaattggaggatgcactctgggcttttagaacagcctacaaaactccaattggaaccacaccttttagacttgtttatggaaaagcatgtcatcttccagtggaaattgaacacaaagcattttgggctttgaaaacatgtaatcttgatttacatgaagccggacgtctacgattaagtcaactaaatgaattagaagaattaagacatgaagcatacgaaaattcgttaatctataaagaaagaacgaagaaatggcatgataaaagaatcagaagttcaaaagaatttaaagaaggagacagagttcttcttttcaattcacgattcaagctatttcctggaaaattgaaatcaagatggtctggaccattcatagtcaaaagagttttcccatacggaacgatagaattaataaattcaaatgggatagaatttaaagttaatggtcacagagttaaacattacatacatggtccgatggaagtcgacaacgaagttaatcacaatttcgacaccacagctaactaagtgtggggagaatcaagtctttaaaggataatatgtatttctgttagagttagattgtctgttttcgtgtagttctcgaaaatggaacacgtatggtctttccctagcagaccctaaagaactagtcttctccccccattctgaatttttatttttttttaggtttttacgaaatgaagactgcctgtgaactaaaccatggtctaatgctacacgctttgatcactaaacgtaataatgacatactaccgagtgaattagtatcagtaatcagagaaagaatggacggagttagaaaagaatccagatgcgaagataataagttacaatttggtaaaggaaaatcaaaatccgcagcgaaaagaagagcacgacacctagaacgatgtcacaaatgcggaaaatggtcacatggaggtaaatgttcaaataatcaaacctattcaaataccgaatttgttattttatgcagagacggaccgttcatatgtttagaagaaaagacactgaatgctcgaggttacgcctatgtagccatggaaaatcaattaaaccgactatcttatgaatggaatagatcatataactaagaaatctatttcacaggtatgtctgtacagtttttatttttatttttatttttaaccttttgataataaacgctaatttgttcgctaaaaagtattaaattggtattgaataaaattaggtttggcgaccgaaattattgatatcattcaaaaatttattacatcactgcgaaatttaacgtttattcttaaggtataaatatctttaatcaatcaacccaaaatatttcaaaaattcgtcatgagttaaattaggtcttggaaccgaaattactttaccgaaaagaggggcgcatatttttgataatatttgattgattaaagtgggataaaaagccaaaaagatttttaattttatttttaccatgtttttaaaattaatataaatattaaattaatattgtaaactttgtaaaaacaatatatttaaaattgtaaatatttgaaaaattaatataagtttggtgtgaatttataatatgaatttttaaattaagtctggtgtgaatttttaaaatatgaatttttaattttatgcatttcaaattttaagttggtgtgatttttttttttttaaatattaattttgaattttatatttaaattgtgtgaatttaaaaacaaaaatttactttat is from Rutidosis leptorrhynchoides isolate AG116_Rl617_1_P2 chromosome 10, CSIRO_AGI_Rlap_v1, whole genome shotgun sequence and encodes:
- the LOC139873365 gene encoding 10 kDa chaperonin, mitochondrial-like translates to MAKRLIPLLNRVLIQKIVPPSKTNTGILLPEATSKLNSGKVVAVGPGSRDVEGKLVPVCVKEGDTVLLAEYGGTEVTLGEKKYHLYDDNDILGTLHD